TCTATCACTGCCACTACCAGACCCATCGCCACATCGATATGGGGATGTACGGTATCTTCCGGGTCGATCCGAAGGGGTACGAACCGGCCGACAAGGAGTACTTCTTCACCCTCAAGGACTGGGACTCGCGCGTGAACCGACAGCTGGCCGGCGAAGATGTAGACTACAGCCCGCGTCAGCGCAACCCGGACGTGTTCACGATCAACGGGAAGAGTCTCCCGCGAACGCTCCACCCTGAAGACGGGTCGCCGATCATCGTCGATCACGGCGATACAGTTCGCCTCCACATGATCAACGCGGGTTACATGTCTCATCCCATGCACACGCACAACCACCGATTCCGTCTCGTCGAGAAGGACGGCGGCCAGATCCCGGAGGCGGCCCAGTACGAACAGGACGTTACCAACATCGCCCCCGCGGAACGCCATACCGTCGAATTCGAGGCCGACGCCGACCCCGGCATCTACCTCATGCACTGTCACAAGGTCCACCACGCGATGAACGGCAACGTCTATCCCGGCGGGATGGTCAACGGAATCGTCTATCGCGACGCGATGGATACCGACGTTTTCGCGGATCTCATGGTGCACGCGGGCTACGAGGGCTGATCCTCGAGACGGAGTGTCACTGATGCAGCGCTACTCGTTTCCTGATCGCCGTTCAGTTTCGTACCCCCGATCGCACGACTGCTCTGCCCAGTGGTAGCACTGTGAGAGCCCAGGGCTGTAGCCGCGGGGGATGTCACCGTAGAGATTTCAGTTTCCGTCGTCGTACTCGTACTCCGTCTCGGGATCCTCGACGCCCTCGGTTCGCGACCCGACCCAGGCGCCCAGCGAGAGCCCGTAGACGAGGTGTCCAGCGTGAAACAGCGCGAGTTCGTCGCTGTCGAGTCGAATCCCGAGCAGTTCCTTCAGCACGATCTGCGTGCCGAACGCGGAGAGCGCCATCCCGTAGATCATGCCCCAGATGATGCCCCGCTGTTCGGGTTCGATCGACCGTTCCGCGTCCTGTAGCGCGAACAGGCCGCCGAAGAGCGCGCCCGCCTGGATCCCGTAGGCGAAGTGCAAGACGAGTCCGGCGATCGGATGCTCCTCGGGATCGCCTCCGGTGACGTACTGGGACCAGAAGTTCGCCGACGGCGGCAGCGATCGCATGATCGGCAGCCGGAACGCCGTCATGATGACGGTCGCGACGAACCCCGCCTGCAGCCCGCGAATCGTCGCGTAAATCGCGTGTTCCGCCCGCGATTGCTGGGACGTCGCCTGCGGTCCTTCCCGGGGTTCCCTCGTCGACCGCAGCCGTCGGACTCGATTTCGTAGAGACATCGGTTCTGGACGTGTACCACTGGCGGCTCCTTAACCATCCGGCGCGCTGTCTAATGCAGTCGACCCCGCCGATCGGTCGCGCCGCTGTACCACTGTGTCCGGGACCAACCGTCGCTGTTCTGGATCCTCTATCGGTCCGAGCGATCGGGTCGACGACAACGCGTTTTTGCCCGTCCGGTGCGAACGGGGGGCCATGACACGGGTCGAGGCGAAACTCGAGGCCGCCCGCGACGATCTCGCAACCTACGACGGCGTGCTGGTCGCCTTCTCCGGCGGAGTCGACTCCAGCGTGGTGGCCGCGCTCGCCCACGACGCCCTCGGCGAGGACGCGGTCGCCTGCACCGCACAGAGCGAAACCCTCCCCGAAGCGGAACTCGCGGACGCGAAACGGGTCGCCGAGGAGATCGGTATCCGCCACGAGATCGTCGCCTTCTCCGAACTCGAGAGCGACGACTTCGTCGCGAACGACGACGATCGCTGCTACCACTGCCGGACGATGCGGCTGGGCGAGATGCTCGAGACGGCCCGCGGTCTCGGTATCGAGACCGTCTGCGACGGAACCAACGCCGACGATCCGGGTGTGGGTCACCGGCCCGGCCTGCAGGCGGTCGAGGAACTGGACGTCTACTCGCCGCTGCTGGCCCACGACGTCACGAAGGAGGAGGTCCGGGCGATCGCCGACCACTACGACCTCTCGGTCGCGGACAAACCCTCGATGGCCTGTCTCTCCTCGCGCATTCCCACGGGGCTGTCCGTCACCGAAGACCGGCTCACACGGGTCGAGCGGGCCGAAGCGCTGCTCCGGCAGTGGGGGTTCGACCAGTTCCGCGTCCGCGACCACGACGGCCTCGCGCGCATCGAGGTCTCGCCGGCCGAACTCGATCGGGCGCTGGAACTGGAGTTCGTCGAGACCGTCCGCGCGGAACTCTCGGATCTGGGCTTCGACCACGTCACGCTCGACCTGCACGGCTACCGGACCGGGAGCGTCAGTCCCGAGGGCGAGATCGAGCACGAAAACGCCCACGAGAACGAAAGCGGTCACGGGACCGACCAGGGGTCCGAACGTGGATCGGACGACCCCGTCGTCTCCGACGTCTTCGCGGCCGACTCGGGAACCGACGACTGACGACCGCCGGCGCGGCCGGTTCGATCGATGGCCCCGCGACGACCCGCTCGCCGGCCCGGAGTTCTCGATCGTCCGAATCGCCCCGACACTGAGAGACATTCGTCCAGAATATAACCCAATCTTGCGTCGTGAACCAACCAATAGAAGTATTTCTGAATCACTATCCGATAATATTGCACAATGCGATACGGACGTAGCCTTTCCACGGGTACTGGTGATCGATGGACGCCGACCTGCCGCCGGACTGGACGATCGAAGAGCGTCGGACCTATACCGCCGCCAACAGCGATCGAGAACTGGAGTATCGGATCTACCGTCACGAGTCGGGCGACCTCCGGGTGAAAGTCGCCCCGGCCTCGCTCGACGGCGAGGAGCACCCCGGCTACACGCTCACCGTGACGAGCTATCCCGGGCTCGAGTTCTCCGAGTCGAACCGGGTCAGGACCGTCCTCCGGTTCGAACGCTGTATCCGGATCGGGCGCCAGTTCATGACCCTGTTTTCGGCCAGTTACGACGGGGCCGGTTCGCTCGAAAACGCGCTCGAGTACGCCACCGATCGGACTCGCGAGCATCGGTAATCGACCCGAGACACCGCCCGGCGTCGGAGCCGACGGTCCGTCACTCCCGGCCGACCCACTTCAACACCAGCAGCGTCCCCTCGAACAGCAGGATCATCGTGACGGCGACGAGGACGGGCGCCATCATCGTCGGATCGAGCGTGAACATGAACGAGAGCCCCGCGAACGCCGCCCAGAAGTACAGCCGCTTCTGGACCAGCCAGCGACGGGTCGTCACGCCCATCATGATCGCGAGCATGATGAACAGCGGAATCTGGAAAACGATCGCCAGAAAGCCCGTCAGCGTGATGATCAGGTTGAAGGTCTCCCCGAGCGCGTAGGCGATGTTCGCGCTCCCCTCAGCGTAGTAGGTGAAGTACTGGAAGAGGACCGGCAGCACGAGCAGGTACGAGAACAGCATGCCCAGCCCGGCGAGCACGACGCTCGTCGGCACGGCCGCGAGATAGTACTTGCGCTCGTGGGGATACAGCCCCGGTCGCATGAACAGGTAACACTCGTAGACGAACGCCGGCAGGGCGACCATGATGCCGAGCAGCGCCGAGAGCTTGATCCGGGTCAGCCACAGTTCCAGCGGGTGGTAGAGGTGCGGCGGCGGCACCTCGTCGATGGCGTACGGAAAGACGTTGAGCCAGATGTGTTCGATGGCCTCCGAGGCCCACAGCAGCCCGATCGCGGTCCCGGCCGCACCGACCAGTAACACGACCGCGAGCCGGAGCACCATCTCCTCGATGTGATCGGCCAGGGGCATCTCCTCGTCGTCCGGCGGCGTCGAGATGCCGCCGATGTCGTCGTCCTCCGGATATCCCGGCCCGCCGGAGCCGGGATCGGGATGATCACTGACGACGCCTTCGCCGTCGGTCCTGGCCTCGGTCGGATCGTCGGGTGTGGCCGGTGCGGTGTCGTCGGCCGCAGTCGGCTCGCCCTCGGCCGGTTCGTCGGTCGCGGTCGGCTCAGTATCGTCGGTCGCGGTCGGCTCAGTATCGTCGGTCGCCGCGGCGTCGTCGGAGAAGATCGAATCGTCCGTCTCGGCGTCCGCCGTGAACGACGGGCTCTCCTCGTCGGGGCCGTCGCCCGGTTCGTCACTGAAGACGGAGCTAACGTCGTCCCCGAAAAACGACTCGGTGTCGGACTCGTCGTCGCGCTCGGCTGACTCGACCGATCGTTCGTCGGGGTCTACCCGTGGCTCGTCGGACCCGTCCGCGGCAGTCCTCTCCTCCGGCTCGTCCGACATCTATCGGGATATAGATAGGCCGGCGGTTATAGGCCTTTTTCTTACAGAGACTGTGAAGAGTTGACAAGGGACGCTGGAAGACTCGCGTCCCGCACTCGGTGGCTCGCCCTACTCGAAAGGTTGATAACTGGATGTCAGTTACCAACCACCAGTCAATGAGTTCTGCCGTCGACGAGGACACAGCCCGAGCCATCAACTCCGGCCGGGAGACGCTTGGCGCACTGTTCTCGAGTGCGCAGACGCATCTTCAGAAGGTGTTTATCGTGTTCGTGATCGGTTTCATCGGCTCCTTCTACGCCCTGCGAGTGTTCATCTGGGACTTCCTCGAGGCGACGGCGAAAGCGGAGATGGGCCAGGAGGTCGCGGACGCGACCAGCATCATCACCCGGACGCCGTTCGAGGTGATCCTGTTACAGGCGAAGATCGGGATGTTGGTCGGGGTCCTCATGGCGATACCGGCCCTGCTCTACTTCTCCCGGGACGCGCTCCGCCGTCGCGGCGTCCAGTCGGCCGTCCCCGTTTCCCGGTGGTACGTGGCCGGGCTCGTCATAACCTCGTTCACCCTGTTCTGGATCGGCGTGACCTACGCCTACGCGATCTTCTTCCCCTACGCGTTCGACTTCCTCGGTGCCGTCGCCCACGACGCCGGCGTCACCCCGAGCTGGGGGATCACGGAGTTCACGGAGTTCATCGCCCTGTTGACCCTCTCGTTCGGTCTCGCGGCGCAACTGCCGCTTCTCATGAGCGTCCTTTCCTACACCGAGATCGTCTCCTACGAGCAGTTCCGGGACAAGTGGCGTCACGCGATCGTCGCCATCACGGTCTTCGGCGCGGTGTTCTCCCCGCCGGACCCGTTCACGCTGGTCATGTGGGCACTGCCGCTCGTCGGCCTCTACGTCTTCAGCCTCGGTC
The nucleotide sequence above comes from Halosolutus halophilus. Encoded proteins:
- a CDS encoding multicopper oxidase domain-containing protein — protein: MSDRIGAPGLGLSRREFVAATGGVTTLAGLAGCTSRGAVQGTEPAESTEEPADSSESGLPWTSSPEVVQVDEQGGSVTLRSVTAQHAVHPMDSMGGPVELPQVWAFKADDGKPSVPGPILRTTEGNDIEVTLDNTGADMPHTLHFHGAKKTWENDGVPTTTGITVDPGEKHTYTIPANVPGTHLYHCHYQTHRHIDMGMYGIFRVDPKGYEPADKEYFFTLKDWDSRVNRQLAGEDVDYSPRQRNPDVFTINGKSLPRTLHPEDGSPIIVDHGDTVRLHMINAGYMSHPMHTHNHRFRLVEKDGGQIPEAAQYEQDVTNIAPAERHTVEFEADADPGIYLMHCHKVHHAMNGNVYPGGMVNGIVYRDAMDTDVFADLMVHAGYEG
- a CDS encoding DUF6789 family protein translates to MSLRNRVRRLRSTREPREGPQATSQQSRAEHAIYATIRGLQAGFVATVIMTAFRLPIMRSLPPSANFWSQYVTGGDPEEHPIAGLVLHFAYGIQAGALFGGLFALQDAERSIEPEQRGIIWGMIYGMALSAFGTQIVLKELLGIRLDSDELALFHAGHLVYGLSLGAWVGSRTEGVEDPETEYEYDDGN
- the larE gene encoding ATP-dependent sacrificial sulfur transferase LarE; translation: MTRVEAKLEAARDDLATYDGVLVAFSGGVDSSVVAALAHDALGEDAVACTAQSETLPEAELADAKRVAEEIGIRHEIVAFSELESDDFVANDDDRCYHCRTMRLGEMLETARGLGIETVCDGTNADDPGVGHRPGLQAVEELDVYSPLLAHDVTKEEVRAIADHYDLSVADKPSMACLSSRIPTGLSVTEDRLTRVERAEALLRQWGFDQFRVRDHDGLARIEVSPAELDRALELEFVETVRAELSDLGFDHVTLDLHGYRTGSVSPEGEIEHENAHENESGHGTDQGSERGSDDPVVSDVFAADSGTDD
- a CDS encoding twin-arginine translocase subunit TatC, which codes for MSDEPEERTAADGSDEPRVDPDERSVESAERDDESDTESFFGDDVSSVFSDEPGDGPDEESPSFTADAETDDSIFSDDAAATDDTEPTATDDTEPTATDEPAEGEPTAADDTAPATPDDPTEARTDGEGVVSDHPDPGSGGPGYPEDDDIGGISTPPDDEEMPLADHIEEMVLRLAVVLLVGAAGTAIGLLWASEAIEHIWLNVFPYAIDEVPPPHLYHPLELWLTRIKLSALLGIMVALPAFVYECYLFMRPGLYPHERKYYLAAVPTSVVLAGLGMLFSYLLVLPVLFQYFTYYAEGSANIAYALGETFNLIITLTGFLAIVFQIPLFIMLAIMMGVTTRRWLVQKRLYFWAAFAGLSFMFTLDPTMMAPVLVAVTMILLFEGTLLVLKWVGRE